A stretch of DNA from Hydrogenophaga sp. SL48:
TCTCGGGCCTCTTGTTCGAAAAACTCAGCCAGCTGCCCGAGGGCGATCTGTCGCGTGTGCGCGCCAACCTGGTCAAACAGGACACCCTGTTCCAGATCGCGTCTGTCCTGGGTCTGGCGGGCTGTCTGCGCCTGGGCGACGGCGAGAAGCGCTCGGGGGGGCACAAGCGACCGTCGATCCTGGCCGATGCGCTGGAAGCGGTGATCGGCGCCGTGTACCTGGACGCCGGTTTCGACACCGCCAACGCCCTGGTGCGACGTCTGTACAGTGGTCTCGAACTCAATGCCCAGATGAGCGCCATGGGCAAAGACCCCAAGACCGAATTGCAGGAGTGGCTGCAGGCGCGCAAAATGAAGCTGCCGGTCTACCGCGTGGTGGCCACGCTCGGTGAAGCGCACAAGCAGACCTTTGATGTGGAATGCACCGTGACCGAGACGGGCCACAGCGAACGCGGTATCGGTGCCTCGCGCCGGGCGGGCGAGCAAGCTGCCGCCGCCGCCATGTTGCAGCACCTCACCGCTGGTGCCGCCCATGGCCGTGCCACCCCTTCTGCAGCCTGAACCGCTGTCTTCTTCGCCCCGATGTCCCGAACCCATGCCCCGCTCTAAAAAAAATCCGCCCACCGAGACCCTTCCTGCCGCCAATACAGAGCTGGATGCGATGTTGGCGCGAGCCTTGGGCAAAGGCGATGCGCCTCCTGAAACCGGTACCGACGCGGATGACGCTGTTGAAGATGCCGCGCCTGAGCCCGTGGACCTGGCGCAGCAACGTTGCGGTTTTGTCGCCATCGTTGGCAAACCCAACGTGGGCAAGTCGACCCTGCTGAATGCCCTGGTCGGCCAGAAGATCAGCATCACCTCGCGCAAGGCGCAGACCACGCGCCACCGCATCACCGGCTACCGCACCCAGGGTGCCAGTCAGTTCGTGTTTGTGGACACGCCCGGTTTCCAGACCCGCCATGGCAACGCACTCAACCGCTCGCTCAACAAGACCGTGCTGGGTGCGGTGAACGACGTCGATCTGATCCTTTTTGTGGTCGAGGCTGGGCAGTTCAATCAGGCCGATGCCAAGGTGCTGGACCTGTTGCCGGCGAACGTGCCCGCTGTGCTGCTGGCCAACAAGTTCGATCTGGTGCACCGCCGTGGTGACCTGG
This window harbors:
- the rnc gene encoding ribonuclease III, whose amino-acid sequence is MSPELLALQKRLGHEFANPRLLERALTHRSFSSDHYERLEFLGDSVLNLAVSGLLFEKLSQLPEGDLSRVRANLVKQDTLFQIASVLGLAGCLRLGDGEKRSGGHKRPSILADALEAVIGAVYLDAGFDTANALVRRLYSGLELNAQMSAMGKDPKTELQEWLQARKMKLPVYRVVATLGEAHKQTFDVECTVTETGHSERGIGASRRAGEQAAAAAMLQHLTAGAAHGRATPSAA
- the era gene encoding GTPase Era, which encodes MPRSKKNPPTETLPAANTELDAMLARALGKGDAPPETGTDADDAVEDAAPEPVDLAQQRCGFVAIVGKPNVGKSTLLNALVGQKISITSRKAQTTRHRITGYRTQGASQFVFVDTPGFQTRHGNALNRSLNKTVLGAVNDVDLILFVVEAGQFNQADAKVLDLLPANVPAVLLANKFDLVHRRGDLAPWLASMQAKHAFAEFVPMSAKNTRDVQRLFGICEKYLPLQPWMHDPEELTDRSERFMASEMVREKLFRLTGDELPYTSTVIIDKFEQEGQLKRIAATIVVERDGHKGMVIGDKGEKLKRIGTEARQELEKLWDCKVFLELWVKVRSGWADDDARVRSFGYE